The proteins below are encoded in one region of Meriones unguiculatus strain TT.TT164.6M chromosome 18, Bangor_MerUng_6.1, whole genome shotgun sequence:
- the LOC110543535 gene encoding olfactory receptor 4K3-like codes for MYEKNQSVVSEFVLWGLAHSQSTQLLFFIMFLMLYLLIVSGNILVMVLITVDSHLHSPMYFLLANLSFVDMWLSSITTPKMITDFLRENKTISFSGCMSQIFFIHCFAAGEAVLLVVMAYDRYVAICKPLHYFTIMNLKRCTGLVLTSWIVGSCHALSHLVVIVQLPFCGHKEIDSFFCDMPLVIKLACVDSYDLDIFTNVDCGVVGVPCFILLLISYTYILRTVRQNSKAGASKALSTCTAHIMVVMIFFVPCIFIYVWPLKITWLDKFFAVFYSVFTPLLNPAIYTMRNKEMKNAMKRLINNYLDSKRKS; via the coding sequence ATGTATGAAAAGAATCAGTCTGTGGTATCAGAATTTGTACTTTGGGGACTTGCCCACTCACAGAGTACTCAGTTATTATTCTTCATAATGTTTTTGATGCTTTATCTACTCATTGTGTCTGGAAATATTCTTGTCATGGTCTTAATAACCGTGGATTCCCATCTCCATTCCCCTATGTACTTCCTGTTGGcaaacctgtcctttgttgatatGTGGCTTTCCTCAATCACCACTCCTAAAATGATCACAGACTTTCTCAGAGAAAACAAGACCATTTCCTTTTCAGGCTGCATGTCTCAAATCTTCTTCATCCATTGCTTTGCTGCAGGAGAGGCGGTACTGTTGGTAGTAATGgcttatgaccgctatgtggccatctgcaaaCCACTCCACTACTTCAccatcatgaacctgaaaagatgCACTGGGTTGGTGTTGACTTCCTGGATCGTTGGCTCATGCCATGCCTTGAGTCATCTTGTAGTGATTGTGCAGCTGCCCTTTTGTGGACACAAGGAAATTGATAGTTTTTTCTGTGATATGCCACTGGTAATCAAGTTAGCTTGTGTGGATTCCTATGACTTGGATATTTTCACAAATGTTGATTGTGGAGTTGTGGGTGTACCCTGCTTCATTCTGTTGCTCATATCCTACACATATATCCTTAGAACTGTACGACAGAACTCTAAAGCTGGTGCATCAAAGGCTTTGTCCACTTGCACAGCCCACATCATGGTGGTGATGATCTTTTTTGTGCCCTGCATCTTCATCTATGTGTGGCCCCTCAAAATCACCTGGTTGGACAAATTTTTTGCTGTATTTTACTCTGTTTTCACACCTCTCCTAAATCCAGCCATTTACACAATGAGAAATAAAGAGATGAAAAATGCAATGAAAAGGTTAATAAATAACTACTTGGATTCCAAAAGAAAATCTTAA